The Carassius gibelio isolate Cgi1373 ecotype wild population from Czech Republic chromosome B14, carGib1.2-hapl.c, whole genome shotgun sequence genome has a segment encoding these proteins:
- the LOC127971086 gene encoding ensconsin isoform X16, whose amino-acid sequence MCQRQTTGKKKTSAKMAEGATSLKELRVQMAAAAQAQAEERRIQAGNSPTPPAPASTMKSQAKPVIDGAALRIDDKLRVAKERREEQEKRHAARESQLLERERKARLQVERQMEERQKKLEEQRRKEEQRRAAVEEKRKLKLEEEKEHYEAVMRRTLERSQRVDQRQKRWSWSGLSDSENKNDKRSSSTTNLKPADSVISKRLSSSSATLLNSPDKSAKRRSSSLNRLPSNVPQASKEVHKQPQLEKTGPIQKKRSSSLSRVGAKTQPTTKPEKSTADESASASPMQPSARGPLRSRSSDRKKGPPTSVSADAISSMTQKGEPEKRFTSPVGKRPASPSNRHRSPSPSPAANTTTRAPSPGAAKQSPRFRPPSPSSVKQRPPSPQPSATSKPPPIQKPALTPTGPPTLRKRDSKPKDMSPMMPVTPQSPETSTPSPTPTPKTKEESSSKAVAGSNSAAEASKILAENRRLAREQKEKEEQLRIQKEEEERLRKEEEKRLAEEERLRRIEEEKRLAEERKKEEEKQALIAEEERQRMELEEQQRQVELQKEREEAEAKAQEEAERQRQERALIMQKNQQERMERKKRIEEIMKRTRKTDQMDFKSNDERDIPDEDEEEAEDQINCENEENEALESEENSKETEPSDSQEHHLSVEEPVTEQDGPDDSMNTQTDVDNKENNNGPSTEDPSVDSSPPPKSCLMEGSEFVNEDSKVNLVQGLNGKGGSWSFEELIDLGVHAKNKPLMDDGGPEGPRMAFEEKTSSIHPAQPIEALSEM is encoded by the exons CTGCAGCTGCACAGGCGCAGGCAGAGGAACGGCGCATCCAGGCAGGAAACAGCCCGACACCACCAGCTCCAGCCAGCACAATGAAGAGCCAGGCCAAGCCAG TCATTGATGGGGCAGCCCTGAGGATAGATGACAAACTCCGAGTGGCcaaagagaggagagaagagcaGGAAAAGCGACATG CGGCCCGTGAGTCTCAGCTCCTGGAGCGAGAGCGCAAGGCCCGGCTGCAGGTGGAGAGACAGATGGAGGAGAGGCAGAAGAAGCTGGAAGAGCAGCGCAGGAAAGAGGAACAGAGGAGAGCTGCAGTGGAAGAGAAAAGGAAACTGAAATTAGAAGAGGAAAAG gagcaCTATGAGGCTGTAATGAGACGTACCCTGGAGCGCAGCCAGCGAGTAGATCAGAGACAGAAGAGATGGTCCTGGAGTGGACTTTCTGACTCTGAAAACAAAAATG ACAAGCGCTCTTCCTCTACTACGAACCTGAAACCGGCTGACTCAGTCATCAGCAAGCGTCTCTCCTCATCCTCAGCCACCCTCCTTAATTCTCCCGATAAAA GTGCAAAGCGGAGAAGTTCGTCTTTGAACCGGTTGCCTAGCAATGTTCCTCAGGCCTCTAAAGAAGTGCATAAGCAGCCTCAGTTGGAAAAGACAG GCCCAATCCAGAAGAAGCGAAGCTCCTCCCTCTCTCGAGTAGGGGCTAAAACACAGCCCACCACCAAACCAGAGAAATCCACAGCAGATGAATCAG CATCTGCCAGTCCCATGCAGCCCTCGGCCCGTGGACCTCTACGCAGTCGCAGCAGCGATCGAAAGAAAGGCCCGCCTACTTCTGTGTCAGCAGATGCCATTTCCAGTATGACACAG AAAGGTGAGCCTGAAAAGCGCTTCACGTCACCAGTAGGAAAACGCCCTGCCTCGCCCTCCAATCGTCACCGATCCCCGTCTCCTTCTCCTGCTGCTAACACCACCACAAGAGCGCCCTCACCTGGAGCAGCCAA GCAGAGTCCTCGCTTCCGCCCTCCTTCCCCCAGCAGTGTGAAACAGCGGCCTCCATCCCCTCAACCCTCTGCCACATCCAAACCTCCACCCATCCAGAAACCTGCTCTCACCCCCACCGGCCCGCCTACCCTTCGCAAGAGGGACTCTAAGCCAAAGGATATGTCTCCCATGATGCCTGTCACCCCACAGTCTCCAGAAACCAGCACACCCAGCCCAACACCCACACCCAAGACCAAAGAGG AATCCAGTTCCAAAGCTGTCGCAGGCTCTAACTCGGCTGCAGAGGCTTCTAAGATCCTGGCAGAGAACCGACGTCTAGCACGCGagcaaaaagagaaagaagagcaaCTCCGCATAcagaaagaagaagaggagag GCTGAGGAAAGAGGAGGAGAAGCGGCTGGCGGAGGAGGAGCGCTTGAGGCGTATAGAGGAGGAGAAGAGGCTTGCAGAGGAGAGGAAGAAAGAAGAGGAGAAGCAGGCTCTTATAGCAGAGGAGGAGAGACAGCGAATGGAGCTGGAGGAGCAGCAAAGACAGGTTGAGTTACAGAAAGAG CGCGAGGAGGCTGAAGCAAAGGCCCAAGAGGAAGCAGAGAGGCAGCGTCAGGAGAGAGCACTCATTATGCAAAAGAACCAACAAGAGCGCATGGAGAGAAAGAAG AGAATTGAAGAAATTATGAAGAGAACCAGGAAAACGGACCAAATGGATTTTAAG AGTAATGATGAGAGAGACATTCCTGATGAAGACGAAGAGGAGGCTGAGGACCAAATAAACTGTGAAAATGAGG AGAATGAGGCTCTCGAGTCAGAGGAGAATTCCAAGGAGACAGAGCCATCAGACTCTCAGGAGCATCACTTATCTGTGGAGGAGCCGGTCACAGAGCAAGACGGGCCAGATGATAGtatgaacacacaaacagatgTGGACAATAAAGAGAACAACAATGGACCCAGCACAGAGGATCCCTCGGTGGACAG CAGCCCCCCTCCCAAGTCCTGTCTGATGGAGGGCTCAGAGTTTGTGAACGAAGACTCTAAAGTGAACCTGGTGCAAGGATTGAATGGCAAAGGAGGATCCTGGAGCTTCGAGGAGCTGATCGATCTGGGTGTTCATGCGAAGAACAAACCCCTGATGGACGATGGGGGCCCTGAAGGGCCTAGAATGGCCTTTGAGGAGAAAACCAGCTCAATTCATCCAGCCCAGCCCATTGAAGCCCTGTCTG AGATGTGA
- the LOC127971086 gene encoding ensconsin isoform X10 — protein MCQRQTTGKKKTSAKMAEGATSLKELRVQMAAAAQAQAEERRIQAGNSPTPPAPASTMKSQAKPVIDGAALRIDDKLRVAKERREEQEKRHAARESQLLERERKARLQVERQMEERQKKLEEQRRKEEQRRAAVEEKRKLKLEEEKEHYEAVMRRTLERSQRVDQRQKRWSWSGLSDSENKNGQSDSGSTSTPIAIVISPASPASKPPRNQTSQDKRSSSTTNLKPADSVISKRLSSSSATLLNSPDKSAKRRSSSLNRLPSNVPQASKEVHKQPQLEKTGPIQKKRSSSLSRVGAKTQPTTKPEKSTADESASASPMQPSARGPLRSRSSDRKKGPPTSVSADAISSMTQKGEPEKRFTSPVGKRPASPSNRHRSPSPSPAANTTTRAPSPGAAKQSPRFRPPSPSSVKQRPPSPQPSATSKPPPIQKPALTPTGPPTLRKRDSKPKDMSPMMPVTPQSPETSTPSPTPTPKTKEESSSKAVAGSNSAAEASKILAENRRLAREQKEKEEQLRIQKEEEERLRKEEEKRLAEEERLRRIEEEKRLAEERKKEEEKQALIAEEERQRMELEEQQRQVELQKEREEAEAKAQEEAERQRQERALIMQKNQQERMERKKRIEEIMKRTRKTDQMDFKSNDERDIPDEDEEEAEDQINCENEENEALESEENSKETEPSDSQEHHLSVEEPVTEQDGPDDSMNTQTDVDNKENNNGPSTEDPSVDSSPPPKSCLMEGSEFVNEDSKVNLVQGLNGKGGSWSFEELIDLGVHAKNKPLMDDGGPEGPRMAFEEKTSSIHPAQPIEALSEM, from the exons CTGCAGCTGCACAGGCGCAGGCAGAGGAACGGCGCATCCAGGCAGGAAACAGCCCGACACCACCAGCTCCAGCCAGCACAATGAAGAGCCAGGCCAAGCCAG TCATTGATGGGGCAGCCCTGAGGATAGATGACAAACTCCGAGTGGCcaaagagaggagagaagagcaGGAAAAGCGACATG CGGCCCGTGAGTCTCAGCTCCTGGAGCGAGAGCGCAAGGCCCGGCTGCAGGTGGAGAGACAGATGGAGGAGAGGCAGAAGAAGCTGGAAGAGCAGCGCAGGAAAGAGGAACAGAGGAGAGCTGCAGTGGAAGAGAAAAGGAAACTGAAATTAGAAGAGGAAAAG gagcaCTATGAGGCTGTAATGAGACGTACCCTGGAGCGCAGCCAGCGAGTAGATCAGAGACAGAAGAGATGGTCCTGGAGTGGACTTTCTGACTCTGAAAACAAAAATG GACAGAGTGACAGTGGCTCCACCTCCACCCCGATTGCTATAGTAATCTCCCCTGCTTCTCCGGCCTCCAAGCCACCCAGGAATCAGACGTCACAAG ACAAGCGCTCTTCCTCTACTACGAACCTGAAACCGGCTGACTCAGTCATCAGCAAGCGTCTCTCCTCATCCTCAGCCACCCTCCTTAATTCTCCCGATAAAA GTGCAAAGCGGAGAAGTTCGTCTTTGAACCGGTTGCCTAGCAATGTTCCTCAGGCCTCTAAAGAAGTGCATAAGCAGCCTCAGTTGGAAAAGACAG GCCCAATCCAGAAGAAGCGAAGCTCCTCCCTCTCTCGAGTAGGGGCTAAAACACAGCCCACCACCAAACCAGAGAAATCCACAGCAGATGAATCAG CATCTGCCAGTCCCATGCAGCCCTCGGCCCGTGGACCTCTACGCAGTCGCAGCAGCGATCGAAAGAAAGGCCCGCCTACTTCTGTGTCAGCAGATGCCATTTCCAGTATGACACAG AAAGGTGAGCCTGAAAAGCGCTTCACGTCACCAGTAGGAAAACGCCCTGCCTCGCCCTCCAATCGTCACCGATCCCCGTCTCCTTCTCCTGCTGCTAACACCACCACAAGAGCGCCCTCACCTGGAGCAGCCAA GCAGAGTCCTCGCTTCCGCCCTCCTTCCCCCAGCAGTGTGAAACAGCGGCCTCCATCCCCTCAACCCTCTGCCACATCCAAACCTCCACCCATCCAGAAACCTGCTCTCACCCCCACCGGCCCGCCTACCCTTCGCAAGAGGGACTCTAAGCCAAAGGATATGTCTCCCATGATGCCTGTCACCCCACAGTCTCCAGAAACCAGCACACCCAGCCCAACACCCACACCCAAGACCAAAGAGG AATCCAGTTCCAAAGCTGTCGCAGGCTCTAACTCGGCTGCAGAGGCTTCTAAGATCCTGGCAGAGAACCGACGTCTAGCACGCGagcaaaaagagaaagaagagcaaCTCCGCATAcagaaagaagaagaggagag GCTGAGGAAAGAGGAGGAGAAGCGGCTGGCGGAGGAGGAGCGCTTGAGGCGTATAGAGGAGGAGAAGAGGCTTGCAGAGGAGAGGAAGAAAGAAGAGGAGAAGCAGGCTCTTATAGCAGAGGAGGAGAGACAGCGAATGGAGCTGGAGGAGCAGCAAAGACAGGTTGAGTTACAGAAAGAG CGCGAGGAGGCTGAAGCAAAGGCCCAAGAGGAAGCAGAGAGGCAGCGTCAGGAGAGAGCACTCATTATGCAAAAGAACCAACAAGAGCGCATGGAGAGAAAGAAG AGAATTGAAGAAATTATGAAGAGAACCAGGAAAACGGACCAAATGGATTTTAAG AGTAATGATGAGAGAGACATTCCTGATGAAGACGAAGAGGAGGCTGAGGACCAAATAAACTGTGAAAATGAGG AGAATGAGGCTCTCGAGTCAGAGGAGAATTCCAAGGAGACAGAGCCATCAGACTCTCAGGAGCATCACTTATCTGTGGAGGAGCCGGTCACAGAGCAAGACGGGCCAGATGATAGtatgaacacacaaacagatgTGGACAATAAAGAGAACAACAATGGACCCAGCACAGAGGATCCCTCGGTGGACAG CAGCCCCCCTCCCAAGTCCTGTCTGATGGAGGGCTCAGAGTTTGTGAACGAAGACTCTAAAGTGAACCTGGTGCAAGGATTGAATGGCAAAGGAGGATCCTGGAGCTTCGAGGAGCTGATCGATCTGGGTGTTCATGCGAAGAACAAACCCCTGATGGACGATGGGGGCCCTGAAGGGCCTAGAATGGCCTTTGAGGAGAAAACCAGCTCAATTCATCCAGCCCAGCCCATTGAAGCCCTGTCTG AGATGTGA
- the LOC127971086 gene encoding ensconsin isoform X7 yields MCQRQTTGKKKTSAKMAEGATSLKELRVQMAAAAQAQAEERRIQAGNSPTPPAPASTMKSQAKPVIDGAALRIDDKLRVAKERREEQEKRHAARESQLLERERKARLQVERQMEERQKKLEEQRRKEEQRRAAVEEKRKLKLEEEKEHYEAVMRRTLERSQRVDQRQKRWSWSGLSDSENKNGQSDSGSTSTPIAIVISPASPASKPPRNQTSQDKRSSSTTNLKPADSVISKRLSSSSATLLNSPDKSAKRRSSSLNRLPSNVPQASKEVHKQPQLEKTGPIQKKRSSSLSRVGAKTQPTTKPEKSTADESESHLCPRSASASPMQPSARGPLRSRSSDRKKGPPTSVSADAISSMTQQKGEPEKRFTSPVGKRPASPSNRHRSPSPSPAANTTTRAPSPGAAKQSPRFRPPSPSSVKQRPPSPQPSATSKPPPIQKPALTPTGPPTLRKRDSKPKDMSPMMPVTPQSPETSTPSPTPTPKTKEESSSKAVAGSNSAAEASKILAENRRLAREQKEKEEQLRIQKEEEERLRKEEEKRLAEEERLRRIEEEKRLAEERKKEEEKQALIAEEERQRMELEEQQRQVELQKEREEAEAKAQEEAERQRQERALIMQKNQQERMERKKRIEEIMKRTRKTDQMDFKSNDERDIPDEDEEEAEDQINCENEENEALESEENSKETEPSDSQEHHLSVEEPVTEQDGPDDSMNTQTDVDNKENNNGPSTEDPSVDSSPPPKSCLMEGSEFVNEDSKVNLVQGLNGKGGSWSFEELIDLGVHAKNKPLMDDGGPEGPRMAFEEKTSSIHPAQPIEALSEM; encoded by the exons CTGCAGCTGCACAGGCGCAGGCAGAGGAACGGCGCATCCAGGCAGGAAACAGCCCGACACCACCAGCTCCAGCCAGCACAATGAAGAGCCAGGCCAAGCCAG TCATTGATGGGGCAGCCCTGAGGATAGATGACAAACTCCGAGTGGCcaaagagaggagagaagagcaGGAAAAGCGACATG CGGCCCGTGAGTCTCAGCTCCTGGAGCGAGAGCGCAAGGCCCGGCTGCAGGTGGAGAGACAGATGGAGGAGAGGCAGAAGAAGCTGGAAGAGCAGCGCAGGAAAGAGGAACAGAGGAGAGCTGCAGTGGAAGAGAAAAGGAAACTGAAATTAGAAGAGGAAAAG gagcaCTATGAGGCTGTAATGAGACGTACCCTGGAGCGCAGCCAGCGAGTAGATCAGAGACAGAAGAGATGGTCCTGGAGTGGACTTTCTGACTCTGAAAACAAAAATG GACAGAGTGACAGTGGCTCCACCTCCACCCCGATTGCTATAGTAATCTCCCCTGCTTCTCCGGCCTCCAAGCCACCCAGGAATCAGACGTCACAAG ACAAGCGCTCTTCCTCTACTACGAACCTGAAACCGGCTGACTCAGTCATCAGCAAGCGTCTCTCCTCATCCTCAGCCACCCTCCTTAATTCTCCCGATAAAA GTGCAAAGCGGAGAAGTTCGTCTTTGAACCGGTTGCCTAGCAATGTTCCTCAGGCCTCTAAAGAAGTGCATAAGCAGCCTCAGTTGGAAAAGACAG GCCCAATCCAGAAGAAGCGAAGCTCCTCCCTCTCTCGAGTAGGGGCTAAAACACAGCCCACCACCAAACCAGAGAAATCCACAGCAGATGAATCAG AGTCTCACCTGTGTCCTCGTTCAGCATCTGCCAGTCCCATGCAGCCCTCGGCCCGTGGACCTCTACGCAGTCGCAGCAGCGATCGAAAGAAAGGCCCGCCTACTTCTGTGTCAGCAGATGCCATTTCCAGTATGACACAG CAGAAAGGTGAGCCTGAAAAGCGCTTCACGTCACCAGTAGGAAAACGCCCTGCCTCGCCCTCCAATCGTCACCGATCCCCGTCTCCTTCTCCTGCTGCTAACACCACCACAAGAGCGCCCTCACCTGGAGCAGCCAA GCAGAGTCCTCGCTTCCGCCCTCCTTCCCCCAGCAGTGTGAAACAGCGGCCTCCATCCCCTCAACCCTCTGCCACATCCAAACCTCCACCCATCCAGAAACCTGCTCTCACCCCCACCGGCCCGCCTACCCTTCGCAAGAGGGACTCTAAGCCAAAGGATATGTCTCCCATGATGCCTGTCACCCCACAGTCTCCAGAAACCAGCACACCCAGCCCAACACCCACACCCAAGACCAAAGAGG AATCCAGTTCCAAAGCTGTCGCAGGCTCTAACTCGGCTGCAGAGGCTTCTAAGATCCTGGCAGAGAACCGACGTCTAGCACGCGagcaaaaagagaaagaagagcaaCTCCGCATAcagaaagaagaagaggagag GCTGAGGAAAGAGGAGGAGAAGCGGCTGGCGGAGGAGGAGCGCTTGAGGCGTATAGAGGAGGAGAAGAGGCTTGCAGAGGAGAGGAAGAAAGAAGAGGAGAAGCAGGCTCTTATAGCAGAGGAGGAGAGACAGCGAATGGAGCTGGAGGAGCAGCAAAGACAGGTTGAGTTACAGAAAGAG CGCGAGGAGGCTGAAGCAAAGGCCCAAGAGGAAGCAGAGAGGCAGCGTCAGGAGAGAGCACTCATTATGCAAAAGAACCAACAAGAGCGCATGGAGAGAAAGAAG AGAATTGAAGAAATTATGAAGAGAACCAGGAAAACGGACCAAATGGATTTTAAG AGTAATGATGAGAGAGACATTCCTGATGAAGACGAAGAGGAGGCTGAGGACCAAATAAACTGTGAAAATGAGG AGAATGAGGCTCTCGAGTCAGAGGAGAATTCCAAGGAGACAGAGCCATCAGACTCTCAGGAGCATCACTTATCTGTGGAGGAGCCGGTCACAGAGCAAGACGGGCCAGATGATAGtatgaacacacaaacagatgTGGACAATAAAGAGAACAACAATGGACCCAGCACAGAGGATCCCTCGGTGGACAG CAGCCCCCCTCCCAAGTCCTGTCTGATGGAGGGCTCAGAGTTTGTGAACGAAGACTCTAAAGTGAACCTGGTGCAAGGATTGAATGGCAAAGGAGGATCCTGGAGCTTCGAGGAGCTGATCGATCTGGGTGTTCATGCGAAGAACAAACCCCTGATGGACGATGGGGGCCCTGAAGGGCCTAGAATGGCCTTTGAGGAGAAAACCAGCTCAATTCATCCAGCCCAGCCCATTGAAGCCCTGTCTG AGATGTGA
- the LOC127971086 gene encoding ensconsin isoform X2 encodes MCQRQTTGKKKTSAKMAEGATSLKELRVQMAAAAQAQAEERRIQAGNSPTPPAPASTMKSQAKPVIDGAALRIDDKLRVAKERREEQEKRHAARESQLLERERKARLQVERQMEERQKKLEEQRRKEEQRRAAVEEKRKLKLEEEKEHYEAVMRRTLERSQRVDQRQKRWSWSGLSDSENKNGQSDSGSTSTPIAIVISPASPASKPPRNQTSQDKRSSSTTNLKPADSVISKRLSSSSATLLNSPDKSAKRRSSSLNRLPSNVPQASKEVHKQPQLEKTGPIQKKRSSSLSRVGAKTQPTTKPEKSTADESARRSLAAPVDSSVLSRLLTPTQASLARSKSAAALSAEGGDTQESHLCPRSASASPMQPSARGPLRSRSSDRKKGPPTSVSADAISSMTQKGEPEKRFTSPVGKRPASPSNRHRSPSPSPAANTTTRAPSPGAAKQSPRFRPPSPSSVKQRPPSPQPSATSKPPPIQKPALTPTGPPTLRKRDSKPKDMSPMMPVTPQSPETSTPSPTPTPKTKEESSSKAVAGSNSAAEASKILAENRRLAREQKEKEEQLRIQKEEEERLRKEEEKRLAEEERLRRIEEEKRLAEERKKEEEKQALIAEEERQRMELEEQQRQVELQKEREEAEAKAQEEAERQRQERALIMQKNQQERMERKKRIEEIMKRTRKTDQMDFKSNDERDIPDEDEEEAEDQINCENEENEALESEENSKETEPSDSQEHHLSVEEPVTEQDGPDDSMNTQTDVDNKENNNGPSTEDPSVDSSPPPKSCLMEGSEFVNEDSKVNLVQGLNGKGGSWSFEELIDLGVHAKNKPLMDDGGPEGPRMAFEEKTSSIHPAQPIEALSEM; translated from the exons CTGCAGCTGCACAGGCGCAGGCAGAGGAACGGCGCATCCAGGCAGGAAACAGCCCGACACCACCAGCTCCAGCCAGCACAATGAAGAGCCAGGCCAAGCCAG TCATTGATGGGGCAGCCCTGAGGATAGATGACAAACTCCGAGTGGCcaaagagaggagagaagagcaGGAAAAGCGACATG CGGCCCGTGAGTCTCAGCTCCTGGAGCGAGAGCGCAAGGCCCGGCTGCAGGTGGAGAGACAGATGGAGGAGAGGCAGAAGAAGCTGGAAGAGCAGCGCAGGAAAGAGGAACAGAGGAGAGCTGCAGTGGAAGAGAAAAGGAAACTGAAATTAGAAGAGGAAAAG gagcaCTATGAGGCTGTAATGAGACGTACCCTGGAGCGCAGCCAGCGAGTAGATCAGAGACAGAAGAGATGGTCCTGGAGTGGACTTTCTGACTCTGAAAACAAAAATG GACAGAGTGACAGTGGCTCCACCTCCACCCCGATTGCTATAGTAATCTCCCCTGCTTCTCCGGCCTCCAAGCCACCCAGGAATCAGACGTCACAAG ACAAGCGCTCTTCCTCTACTACGAACCTGAAACCGGCTGACTCAGTCATCAGCAAGCGTCTCTCCTCATCCTCAGCCACCCTCCTTAATTCTCCCGATAAAA GTGCAAAGCGGAGAAGTTCGTCTTTGAACCGGTTGCCTAGCAATGTTCCTCAGGCCTCTAAAGAAGTGCATAAGCAGCCTCAGTTGGAAAAGACAG GCCCAATCCAGAAGAAGCGAAGCTCCTCCCTCTCTCGAGTAGGGGCTAAAACACAGCCCACCACCAAACCAGAGAAATCCACAGCAGATGAATCAG CTCGCCGCTCGTTGGCTGCCCCCGTGGATAGCAGTGTCCTCAGTCGGCTGCTCACACCCACCCAGGCCTCGCTAGCTAGAAGCAAGAGTGCTGCGGCCCTGTCCGCCGAAGGAGGAGACACCCAAG AGTCTCACCTGTGTCCTCGTTCAGCATCTGCCAGTCCCATGCAGCCCTCGGCCCGTGGACCTCTACGCAGTCGCAGCAGCGATCGAAAGAAAGGCCCGCCTACTTCTGTGTCAGCAGATGCCATTTCCAGTATGACACAG AAAGGTGAGCCTGAAAAGCGCTTCACGTCACCAGTAGGAAAACGCCCTGCCTCGCCCTCCAATCGTCACCGATCCCCGTCTCCTTCTCCTGCTGCTAACACCACCACAAGAGCGCCCTCACCTGGAGCAGCCAA GCAGAGTCCTCGCTTCCGCCCTCCTTCCCCCAGCAGTGTGAAACAGCGGCCTCCATCCCCTCAACCCTCTGCCACATCCAAACCTCCACCCATCCAGAAACCTGCTCTCACCCCCACCGGCCCGCCTACCCTTCGCAAGAGGGACTCTAAGCCAAAGGATATGTCTCCCATGATGCCTGTCACCCCACAGTCTCCAGAAACCAGCACACCCAGCCCAACACCCACACCCAAGACCAAAGAGG AATCCAGTTCCAAAGCTGTCGCAGGCTCTAACTCGGCTGCAGAGGCTTCTAAGATCCTGGCAGAGAACCGACGTCTAGCACGCGagcaaaaagagaaagaagagcaaCTCCGCATAcagaaagaagaagaggagag GCTGAGGAAAGAGGAGGAGAAGCGGCTGGCGGAGGAGGAGCGCTTGAGGCGTATAGAGGAGGAGAAGAGGCTTGCAGAGGAGAGGAAGAAAGAAGAGGAGAAGCAGGCTCTTATAGCAGAGGAGGAGAGACAGCGAATGGAGCTGGAGGAGCAGCAAAGACAGGTTGAGTTACAGAAAGAG CGCGAGGAGGCTGAAGCAAAGGCCCAAGAGGAAGCAGAGAGGCAGCGTCAGGAGAGAGCACTCATTATGCAAAAGAACCAACAAGAGCGCATGGAGAGAAAGAAG AGAATTGAAGAAATTATGAAGAGAACCAGGAAAACGGACCAAATGGATTTTAAG AGTAATGATGAGAGAGACATTCCTGATGAAGACGAAGAGGAGGCTGAGGACCAAATAAACTGTGAAAATGAGG AGAATGAGGCTCTCGAGTCAGAGGAGAATTCCAAGGAGACAGAGCCATCAGACTCTCAGGAGCATCACTTATCTGTGGAGGAGCCGGTCACAGAGCAAGACGGGCCAGATGATAGtatgaacacacaaacagatgTGGACAATAAAGAGAACAACAATGGACCCAGCACAGAGGATCCCTCGGTGGACAG CAGCCCCCCTCCCAAGTCCTGTCTGATGGAGGGCTCAGAGTTTGTGAACGAAGACTCTAAAGTGAACCTGGTGCAAGGATTGAATGGCAAAGGAGGATCCTGGAGCTTCGAGGAGCTGATCGATCTGGGTGTTCATGCGAAGAACAAACCCCTGATGGACGATGGGGGCCCTGAAGGGCCTAGAATGGCCTTTGAGGAGAAAACCAGCTCAATTCATCCAGCCCAGCCCATTGAAGCCCTGTCTG AGATGTGA